The proteins below are encoded in one region of Lactuca sativa cultivar Salinas chromosome 3, Lsat_Salinas_v11, whole genome shotgun sequence:
- the LOC111904743 gene encoding uncharacterized protein LOC111904743: MAPATGFSYQRLRNEGSGDENYEYLKEVKRAIAHVKARIQWSSRLKRVPLRKKTKKMKIPSLRKFMRRKARVVMLSMAKVVKRLKDSQSHFGDLFAGNYLFMQVNPSSLKSSSPFAIRGSIKGNEDHDLRCSSSSSSSLRVS, translated from the coding sequence ATGGCTCCGGCGACCGGATTTTCATACCAGAGGCTGAGGAACGAAGGCAGTGGAGACGAGAATTATGAGTACCTAAAAGAAGTGAAGAGAGCGATTGCTCACGTGAAGGCCAGAATCCAATGGTCTTCGAGGTTGAAGAGAGTCCCATTGAGGAAGAAAACGAAAAAGATGAAGATCCCAAGCTTGAGGAAGTTCATGAGGAGAAAAGCTCGAGTTGTGATGCTTTCAATGGCGAAGGTTGTGAAGAGGCTCAAGGACAGCCAATCACATTTCGGCGATTTGTTTGCTGGTAATTATCTGTTCATGCAAGTCAATCCTTCTTCTCTGAAATCTTCTTCTCCGTTTGCAATTCGTGGATCAATTAAGGGAAATGAAGATCATGATTTAcgctgttcttcttcttcttcttcttcgcttAGGGTTTCGTAA